The Cygnus atratus isolate AKBS03 ecotype Queensland, Australia chromosome 7, CAtr_DNAZoo_HiC_assembly, whole genome shotgun sequence genome includes a window with the following:
- the LOC118243885 gene encoding heparan sulfate glucosamine 3-O-sulfotransferase 1-like, whose amino-acid sequence MAFLLVSAYLLLTHTQGAPVENGPLLETLKSQVGLFSNKSEHYSAQVRPPGTSRRIPQTIIIGVRKGGTRALLEMLDIHPNIVVAATEVHFFDWDENYVKGLDWYRSLMPFSYGNQITIEKTPGYFTSPQAPERIHDMNSSIKLLLILRDPTERVISDYTQVYYNRVESHKPVQLFEDIVIKNGVLNTKYKAIQRSLYDVHMEKWLKHFSLNQIHIVDGNTLIKDPLPELQKVEKFLNLPSRIMSSNFYFNQTKGFYCIRSDGRERCLHESKGRPHPLVNNTVLEQLYSYFREHNAKFYRMVNHSFDWH is encoded by the coding sequence ATGGCCTTCCTACTGGTGTCAGCTTACCTTCTGCTGACTCATACTCAGGGTGCTCCTGTTGAGAATGGGCCACTGTTGGAAACACTGAAGTCACAGGTAGGAttattcagcaataaaagcGAACACTATTCAGCACAGGTGAGACCTCCTGGCACAAGCCGACGAATACCTCAGACAATTATCATAGGAGTTCGTAAAGGAGGGACAAGGGCTTTGCTGGAAATGCTGGATATTCATCCTAATATTGTAGTAGCAGCTACAGAAGTCCACTTTTTTGACTGGGATGAAAATTATGTGAAAGGATTAGACTGGTATAGGAGTCTGATGCCATTTTCTTACGGAAATCAAATTACAATTGAGAAAACACCAGGCTATTTTACATCACCACAGGCTCCAGAAAGAATTCATGACATGAATAGTTCCATTAAACTGCTGCTCATTCTAAGAGATCCCACTGAGAGAGTTATATCTGACTATACCCAAGTATATTACAACAGAGTAGAAAGCCACAAGCCTGTTCAGCTTTTTGAAGATATTGTTATTAAGAATGGAGTACTTAATACCAAATACAAGGCTATTCAGAGAAGTCTATATGATGTTCATATGGAAAAGTGGcttaaacatttcagtttgaatCAGATTCACATAGTGGATGGCAATACTTTAATCAAGGACCCTCTTCCTGAATtacaaaaagttgaaaaatttCTAAATCTTCCTTCCCGAATTATgtcttctaatttttattttaaccaaaCTAAAGGATTCTATTGCATTCGAAGTGATGGAAGAGAGAGATGTTTACACGAATCCAAAGGGCGCCCCCATCCTCTTGTTAACAACACTGTTTTAGAGCAACTTTATTCTTACTTCAGAGAGCACAATGCAAAATTTTACAGAATGGTTAATCATTCTTTTGACTGGCATTAA